A region of the Streptomyces durocortorensis genome:
CGCGACGGCCTGGCTCGGGGCCTCCGGTGCCACCGACACCATGTGGTGGGCGCTGCCCGGAGCCCTGCTGGCCGGGGTGCTCGTCCATGTGATCGGCTCCGCCGGTACGGGGACGAGCGTGGTGCGCCTGGTGCTCGCCGGAGCGGTGCTCACCGCCGTACTGATGGCGTTCATCCAGGCGGTGACCCTCAGCAAGCCGCAGGTGTTCGACAGCTACCGCTACTGGGTCGTCGGGGCGCTCGGCGGCCGGGACTTCGAGGTCTTCTGGTCCGTCCTCCCCTTCGCCGCCGTCGGCTTCCTGCTTGCCCTGGCCCTCGGCCCCGGCCTCAACGCCCTGGCCCTCGGCGACGCGAGCGCCGTCGCCCTCGGCTCGCACCCGGGACGCACCAGGGGCGGCGGACTGCTCGCCGCCACCCTGCTCAGCGCGGCGGCGACCGCCGCCGTCGGTCCGATCGCCTTCGTCGGCCTCGCCGTCCCGCACGTCGTACGGGCCCTGGTCGGCGTCGAATTCCGCGTCCAGATCCTCTTCTCCGCCCTGCTGGGCCCCACCCTCCTGCTCCTGGCAGACGTGGTGGGCCGGGTCGTGATGCGCCCCACCGAGCTCATGGTCGGCGTCGTCACCGCGTTCATCGGCGCACCCGCGCTGCTCATTGCCGTACGCAGGATGAGGAGCACGACATGATCGTCACCGACCGGACCGCGCCCCTCGGCAAGGCCCGCCCGACCCCTCGCGGCTACCTGGTCGTCGGCCGCACCGTCGCGATACCCGTGCGCCGCGCCTCGGTCCTCGCGGCCGCCGGACTCTTCGTCCTCCTTCTCGCGGCCGCCGTCACCACCCTGACCTGGGGTCGCCTCGGCGTCGACCTCGCGGACCTGCCCGCCGCCCTGCTCGGCAACGCCGAGGGCAAGGACCGCTTCGTCTTCAACCGGCTGCGCGGCCCCCGCCTCACCGTCGCCATCGGGGTCGGCGCGGCCCTCGGCCTCTCCGGCGCGCTCTTCCAGTCCGTCACCCGCAACCCGCTCGGCAGCCCCGACGTCATCGGGCTTTCCGCCGGAGCCGGCGCGGGCGCCGCGACCTGCGCGCTGATGTTCCCCGACACGGTCCCGGTCGCCGTCGGCGCGCTCATCGGCGCGGTCCTCGCGATGACCCTCGTGTACGTCTCCACCGGCACCGGCTTCCGCAACCCCGCCCGGCTCGTCATCGCCGGGATCGGCGTCGCGGCGATGGGCTCGGCCATCACCCAGTACGTCGTCTACTCCCTGGAGCGCGACAAGGCCTCCGTCCTCACCGCCTACGTCAACGGCAGCTTGACCGCCCGCTCCTGGACCGACGCCGGCACGATCTGGCTGGTCCTGCTGGCGTCCGCTCCGCTGGCCGCGCTGATCTCCCGGCGGCTCGACATCGGCGAGATGGGCGACGACATCGCCGAAGGCCTCGGCTCCGAGCCGAAGAAGGCCAAGACACTGGCCGTGGTCCTCGCCGTCGCGCTCTCCGCCGCGGCCGTCAGCGTCTCCGGCCCCATTGCCTTCATCGCCCTGACCGCGCCTCAGATCGCCAGACGACTCACCCGCGCCTCCGGGCCGCACCTGCTGCTCTCGGCCCTGACCGGCGGTCTGCTGCTGGTGCTGGCCGACCTCTGCTCCCAGCAGCTGTCGCTCTTCGACGACCTGCCGGTCGGGATCTACACCATGGCGATCGGCGGCGCGTATCTCGGCTATCTGCTGATCCGGGAGTGGCGCAGGGGCGTGCTCTGATGGTCCGGTCCGCCGGGGACGGCCCCGACTGGTCACGTACAGGTTCGTCGACCATACTGCCCGCCGTGGAGCAGAGCATAGATTCGAACGAGAAGCCCGAGTTCGCCGCAGGCACCGACCCGGCGTTCATCCCCCTTCCCGGCCTGGCCGCACCCGCCGCCATCCGGAAGCCAGAGGTGGAAGCGGCCCCTGACGGCGTGTCCGACGCGGTGGAAGCTCCGGAGGCCGGTACGGCCGAGGAAGCGGAATCCGAAGCGGAAGCAGAACGGGAAGCGACGGCCAAGGAAGCGGCGGCAAAGGGAGAAGAAGCGGCAGAGGGAGAAGGAGAGGACGGGGCCGAGGAGGGCCCGGTCTTCGAGGTCAGCGACCGCCGGGGCTCGATCCGGGTGGCCCGGGAGGGCATCCGGTTCCGGCTGGACGACCAGGAGGCCGAGTTCGACTGGGACGAGATCGGCGCGGTGGCGACCACCCCGGCCCGCTTCGGCCGCCGGTTCACCGTGACCGTCCACCTGTCGAGCCGTCGCTGGTTCAACGCCGAGGTCGAGGCGGCGAGCCGGGCGGAGCTCAAGACCTGGCCGGCTGAACTGGACACCGTCCTGGACGCCTACTTCGAGGAGTCCTGAGCTTGGAGGAGTCCTGAGCTTCGAGGTGGGCGTCAGCTTGGAGGTGCGCCGTCCCGGCCTGACCCGGTGCGGGCCGCTGCATCGGCCGTGGGGCGGCACCGCCGTGCGTCATCCGCGGCGGTGCCGCCCGCCGCTGCCGCGGTTCCGGACGCGCACCGCGATGTAGAAGGCCAGGGCGACCGCGGCCAGCCCCAGCACGACCTTGCTCACGACACCGACGTACGCGCCGACCGTGTCCCACTGGTCCCCGAGCAGGTAACCGGCCATCACCAGCACGGTGTTCCACACCAGACTGCCCGCCGTCGTCAGTGCGGCGAAGGTCGGCAGCGGCATGCGCTCCACGCCAGCCGGCACGGAGATCAGGCTCCGGAAGACCGGCACCATACGGCCCAGGAGGACCGCCTTGGTGCCGTGCCGGGCGAACCACTCCTCCGTCCGCACCAGGTCGGAGGCCTTGACCAGTGGCAGCTTCGCCCAGAGGGCATGCATCCGCTCCCGGCCGAAGGCGGCCCCGATCCCGTACAGCGCCACCGCTCCGACGACCGAGCCGAGCGTCGTCCAGAACAGGGCGGAGGCCAGACTCAGCACGCCCTGCGACACGGCGAACCCGGTCAGCGGCAGGATGACCTCGCTGGGCAGCGGCGGGAACAGGTTCTCCAGGGCGATGGCCAGACCGGCACCGGGGCCGCCGAACGCCTCGACCAGCCCTGCGGCCCAGCCCGCGATGCCCCCCTGCGGCTCCTCGGCGGCGACTGACAGTGCGAGGTGCATAGGGGGGCTCTCCGGAGTGGCGGGCGGGGAGCGCGGAGGTCGACCGCGTCCTACCCGTCCATGATCCCTCAGGCCCCGTCGAGGACCACCGAGCGGGTCAGGTGGCGCGGCAGATCCGGGTCGAGCCCCCCTGCCGCCGCCCGGGCGAGGGCCAGCCGCTGTACGCGGACGAGCTCGGCCAGCGGGTCGAGGCCACCGCTCTCCACCCACCGGGCACCCGTCGCCCGTACCTGCTCCGGCAGGCCCTCGGGGGCTTCGCCGAACATCCAGGTCGCGGTGGTCGCGGTGGCGATGCTGATCGGGCCGTGGCGGTACTCCATCGCCGGGTAGGACTCCGTCCAGGACAACGACGCCTCCTTCATCTTCAGCGCCGCCTCATGGGCCAGGCCGACCGTCCACCCGCGGCCGAGGAAGGAGAACTGGGTGCTCTCCAGCAGCCCTTCGGGCAGCGGCTCGGCGAGCGCCCTCGCGGCGTCGCGGACCACATCGTCGGAGTGCAGGCCGAGGTGGGCCCGCAGCAGGGTGAGCGCCGAGGTGGCGAACCGGGTCTGCACGACGGACCGTTCGTCGGCGAAGTCGAGGACCACGAGCTCGTCGGCAGCCGCCTCGACCGGTGTTCGCGGATCGGCGGTGACGGCCACCGTGCGGGACGTGCCGCGCAGCCGCTTCAGCAGCGCCAGGACCTCGGTCGTGGTCCCCGACCGGGTCAGCGCGACGACCCGGTCGTAGGTGCGGCCGGGCGGGAACTCCGAGGCGGCGAAGGCGTCCGACTCGCCCTGGCCCGCGCTCTCGCGGAGCGCGGCGTAGGACTGCGCCATGTAGAAGGAGGTCCCGCAGCCGACGACGGCGATCCGCTCGCCAGGGGCGGGCAGGGCGGCCGCCGCGGGGCCGTCCGCCAGTGCGGCGGCACGCTGCCAGCAGGCGGGCTGACTGGCTGTCTCGATCTCGGCATACGACACGTCTGCACCCCACGGGAAGGAGATGAATGAAGTCCTCATGTTGAATCCTGCACGTTACATCCAGTAATCGAGCAAGAACAAGCAAACTGTGCGCGGGTAAGGACCTTGAAGAACCTGGAAGGACCAGGGAGGGGGCGGTGGAGGTCCCGGGAGGGGAGGGGGGAGGGCGGGCCGGAGACGGACCCCCGCCCAGCCTGTGCGACGCTTGCCGCTGTCCGGCCACCGGCGACCGCGTTCCCGCGAAACGCGGTGCCCACGCCGGACGGTGAGGAGAGACTCTTGTCCAGAGACGCCCGGTGGGACGCGCTGCTGGAACTGGTCGGCAAACACGGCAGGGTGGATGTCGAGGAGGCGGCGGCTGCGCTCGCCGTCTCGGCCGCGACCATCCGCCGTGACCTGGACCAGCTTGCCGAACAGCACCTGCTCACCCGCACCAGGGGTGGTGCGGTCGCGCACGGGGTCTCCTACGAACTGGCGCTGCGCTACAAAACGGGCCGCCACGCCCCGGAGAAGCAGGCCATCGGCCGAGCGGTCTCCGGGTTGGTCGCCGTCGGCGAAGTGGTCGGTCTGACCGGCGGTACGACGGTGACCGAGGTGGCCAGGGCGCTGGCCGTGCGTCCGGACATCGTGGGCGAGCCGGCACCGGCGGGCGGCCAGCCGACGCTGACCG
Encoded here:
- a CDS encoding FecCD family ABC transporter permease gives rise to the protein MPTTTVAPPSGAGTSRTGAARLAFLLLAAVAALALALCASVMFGSRSTSFGEVLDVLRGTADPNVTVIIESRYPRTVLGILAGLSLAVAGTLMQGVSRNPLAEPGLLGINAGASASIVAATAWLGASGATDTMWWALPGALLAGVLVHVIGSAGTGTSVVRLVLAGAVLTAVLMAFIQAVTLSKPQVFDSYRYWVVGALGGRDFEVFWSVLPFAAVGFLLALALGPGLNALALGDASAVALGSHPGRTRGGGLLAATLLSAAATAAVGPIAFVGLAVPHVVRALVGVEFRVQILFSALLGPTLLLLADVVGRVVMRPTELMVGVVTAFIGAPALLIAVRRMRSTT
- a CDS encoding FecCD family ABC transporter permease, with amino-acid sequence MIVTDRTAPLGKARPTPRGYLVVGRTVAIPVRRASVLAAAGLFVLLLAAAVTTLTWGRLGVDLADLPAALLGNAEGKDRFVFNRLRGPRLTVAIGVGAALGLSGALFQSVTRNPLGSPDVIGLSAGAGAGAATCALMFPDTVPVAVGALIGAVLAMTLVYVSTGTGFRNPARLVIAGIGVAAMGSAITQYVVYSLERDKASVLTAYVNGSLTARSWTDAGTIWLVLLASAPLAALISRRLDIGEMGDDIAEGLGSEPKKAKTLAVVLAVALSAAAVSVSGPIAFIALTAPQIARRLTRASGPHLLLSALTGGLLLVLADLCSQQLSLFDDLPVGIYTMAIGGAYLGYLLIREWRRGVL
- a CDS encoding DedA family protein, encoding MHLALSVAAEEPQGGIAGWAAGLVEAFGGPGAGLAIALENLFPPLPSEVILPLTGFAVSQGVLSLASALFWTTLGSVVGAVALYGIGAAFGRERMHALWAKLPLVKASDLVRTEEWFARHGTKAVLLGRMVPVFRSLISVPAGVERMPLPTFAALTTAGSLVWNTVLVMAGYLLGDQWDTVGAYVGVVSKVVLGLAAVALAFYIAVRVRNRGSGGRHRRG
- a CDS encoding SIS domain-containing protein; amino-acid sequence: MSYAEIETASQPACWQRAAALADGPAAAALPAPGERIAVVGCGTSFYMAQSYAALRESAGQGESDAFAASEFPPGRTYDRVVALTRSGTTTEVLALLKRLRGTSRTVAVTADPRTPVEAAADELVVLDFADERSVVQTRFATSALTLLRAHLGLHSDDVVRDAARALAEPLPEGLLESTQFSFLGRGWTVGLAHEAALKMKEASLSWTESYPAMEYRHGPISIATATTATWMFGEAPEGLPEQVRATGARWVESGGLDPLAELVRVQRLALARAAAGGLDPDLPRHLTRSVVLDGA